One region of Pirellulales bacterium genomic DNA includes:
- a CDS encoding amino acid permease has translation MQIVASSPENPRTAGPHRELTLLDATSVAVGIIIGSAIYQLSPTVIASVPNLAALLLVWIAGGLIALVGALTYAELASAYPEDGGDYIYLRRAFGKRLAFVYAWSELLVIRPGSMGTMAYVFAEYLQELLQIPAMARVPGNLSAVFWAVVAILAMSLVNRAGVKQSKWTQYGLTSAKLIGLFAIFVAALIGPGQNVPLPDLTLPPRSTNIHRAMILIVFAYGGWNDIVFVAAETHEPRRNIPRALLLSLGIVAVVYLATNFAFIHTLGYELAAQSKQIAARMMEVRFGEFGSRFVSGLICVSALGAINGMILTRSRIYTAVGRDYPRLANLATWNPRTGAPEPAIRLQTLATLALVMVLGLVSRGFESMVVFTTPVFWFFLLLVGVSLFVLRRTDPHTPRPYRVIGYPVVPILFCLSCVWVFCAAVGFAIFNSSYEALWSIGVVAAGFWIAYAWLPSRPATVPSAEETSLRQDIEPE, from the coding sequence ATGCAGATTGTTGCATCTTCCCCGGAAAATCCTCGAACCGCCGGCCCGCACCGCGAGCTGACGCTGCTCGACGCCACTTCGGTCGCGGTGGGAATAATCATTGGCTCGGCGATTTACCAGCTCAGCCCGACGGTAATCGCGTCGGTGCCGAATCTGGCAGCGCTGCTGCTGGTGTGGATCGCGGGAGGGCTGATCGCGCTGGTCGGCGCGCTCACCTATGCCGAACTAGCTTCCGCTTATCCCGAAGACGGCGGCGATTACATCTATCTGCGGCGAGCGTTCGGCAAACGACTGGCCTTTGTTTATGCGTGGTCGGAACTGCTGGTGATCCGCCCCGGCTCGATGGGAACGATGGCCTATGTATTTGCCGAGTATCTACAGGAACTGCTGCAGATTCCCGCAATGGCTCGAGTTCCAGGGAACCTATCCGCAGTATTCTGGGCCGTGGTTGCAATCCTGGCGATGTCGCTGGTCAACCGTGCGGGCGTCAAACAATCGAAGTGGACGCAATATGGGCTTACATCCGCCAAGCTGATCGGTTTGTTCGCAATTTTTGTCGCCGCGCTGATCGGACCAGGGCAGAATGTGCCGCTTCCCGATTTGACGCTGCCGCCGCGCAGCACCAACATCCATCGGGCGATGATCTTGATCGTGTTCGCCTACGGCGGTTGGAACGACATTGTATTTGTCGCCGCGGAAACGCATGAGCCGCGGCGAAACATCCCCCGAGCGCTGCTGCTGTCGCTGGGAATAGTCGCGGTCGTCTATTTGGCGACAAATTTTGCGTTCATTCACACGTTGGGCTACGAACTAGCGGCGCAATCGAAGCAAATCGCCGCCCGAATGATGGAAGTGCGATTTGGCGAATTTGGCAGTCGGTTCGTCAGCGGATTAATTTGCGTTTCGGCGCTCGGCGCGATCAACGGCATGATTCTCACGCGCTCGCGGATCTACACGGCCGTTGGCCGAGATTATCCCAGACTCGCCAATTTAGCGACGTGGAACCCGCGAACCGGCGCGCCCGAACCGGCAATCCGCTTGCAAACCTTGGCGACGCTGGCGCTGGTGATGGTGCTGGGACTGGTGAGCCGTGGGTTCGAAAGCATGGTGGTGTTCACGACTCCTGTTTTTTGGTTCTTCTTGTTGTTGGTCGGCGTTTCACTTTTTGTCCTGCGGCGAACCGACCCTCATACGCCGCGGCCATATCGAGTGATCGGCTACCCGGTGGTGCCGATCCTTTTTTGCCTCTCGTGCGTATGGGTATTCTGTGCGGCGGTGGGATTCGCGATCTTCAACAGCTCGTACGAAGCGCTGTGGTCGATCGGCGTGGTCGCGGCCGGGTTTTGGATTGCGTATGCGTGGCTCCCCAGTCGGCCGGCGACAGTGCCGTCCGCCGAGGAAACCTCATTGCGGCAGGATATTGAGCCGGAGTAG
- a CDS encoding metallophosphoesterase family protein: MRFAWLTDIHLNFLDLATAERFFAAVRETQADAIVLTGDIGEARSLVPWLERIDDALRRPIYFVLGNHDFYGGSIAEVRQAAARLQQRRPNLVYLTASSVVPLTEATALVGDDGWADARLGNYETSYVMMNDYRLIEELAPYSKRDRWAKLQRLGDEAADHVRTILPPALAAYQNVILATHVPPLREACWHEGQLSDDEWAPHFTCRALGDVILETMRRHPHRHLTVYCGHTHSSGICQPLPNVTIHTGGAKYGFPAVQELIDVA; the protein is encoded by the coding sequence ATGCGATTCGCCTGGCTTACCGATATTCACCTGAACTTCCTCGACCTGGCGACCGCCGAACGGTTTTTCGCCGCAGTGCGGGAAACGCAGGCGGACGCCATCGTGCTCACCGGCGACATCGGCGAAGCTCGCAGCCTCGTGCCGTGGCTGGAGCGCATCGACGACGCGCTGCGGCGGCCGATCTATTTCGTTCTGGGCAATCACGACTTCTACGGCGGGTCGATTGCTGAAGTCCGCCAAGCCGCGGCCAGATTACAGCAGCGGCGGCCGAATTTGGTCTATCTGACCGCAAGCAGCGTCGTGCCGCTGACCGAAGCCACCGCCCTGGTGGGCGATGATGGCTGGGCCGACGCGCGGCTGGGCAACTACGAAACATCGTATGTCATGATGAACGACTACCGGCTGATCGAGGAACTGGCCCCGTATTCCAAGCGCGATCGCTGGGCGAAACTCCAGCGACTCGGCGACGAAGCGGCCGACCACGTCCGAACGATCTTGCCCCCCGCCCTTGCCGCCTATCAGAATGTGATTCTCGCCACGCACGTCCCGCCGCTCCGCGAAGCCTGCTGGCACGAAGGCCAACTCTCCGACGACGAATGGGCCCCCCACTTCACCTGCCGCGCCCTCGGCGACGTCATTCTAGAAACGATGCGCCGCCATCCGCACCGCCACCTCACCGTCTACTGCGGCCACACCCACAGCTCCGGCATCTGCCAACCCCTGCCAAATGTCACGATCCACACCGGCGGAGCGAAGTATGGTTTCCCTGCGGTGCAAGAGCTAATCGATGTGGCGTAA